Genomic DNA from Mus musculus strain C57BL/6J chromosome 11, GRCm38.p6 C57BL/6J:
CTGGGAGGAAGCATCAGTTAGTCTCTCATACCTTTCTCCACAACTCCTGACCTCAGGCCACCTCAGCCACTTACCCTCCGTTTCTTTCTGGCCTTGGCCTCAGCTACTTTCTTGATGGGCCGTGCATTGATTTCCCGCCAGCGTTTTCGGTAATGTTCCACCTCCTTCTTATCAACAGGCAGCTGGCGTATCCGATGCTGCTTTTCTTCCTGTGCAAACCACTCAGGAAgttctccctcctcttcattAAAAGCATACCTGCGTAGAGAGGATGCCAGGCCAATAATCACCGGTTGAAAACACCTGAAGAAAACTTGGCCTTTGTCCATTGCACCTGACAGTGTGCTGCCCCTTACCGGTTGAACGAGTTATCTATGAGGTCTCTCTTTGCCTTTTTTGAAGAGGCAATAACAGCACCTAGAGCAAGGCCTTCAGGGTCCAGAATTCGGTATTTCACTAGAGaggtaaagacaaaaaaaaagtcaaagcccGATCCTCACCGCTGAAGCTTGGACTGGTTTCTCTCTCCACTCTGTACAAACCTCTTACCTGGGTCCTGAATAGGCACCACCTCAAACCCATCCTCATCTGCCTTAGAGCCACGGCCTCGCTTCACACCACGGGACACTTTCCAGCTGGAGGAGATAGACTGTGCTTATTCCACCCTTGCAAGGTGATACTCCACCTTGCTTCAACTTTTCTCCCATTTAAAACTGCCTAATGCAATTAATCACACAGAAACCCATCAGCTGTATCCACTTACCTATCTTCATCCTCACTACTGCTGCTGTCACTATCTGAGCTGttgcctctttcctcccctccaggGTCAGTGACAGCCTCTGTCCCCAAGATGGCTTCTGTCTCCTTAGGGACCTCATTCTGGCCCTGGGGAGATTTCTTCTCAGTCTTCAAGTTAGTAGGTGGTGGAGGTGGATCTGTTGGCTGCTGCTCCTTCTGACGGCTCTTGTACAGCAGCTGTGCCTGACTGATCTCCAGGGCTTCGTCAGCATCATCCTCTATCCCACTGAAGCCGTCCTAGAACAGGAAAAGCTCAGCATCCCTTCTCTAGGGAGTGCCACTTCCCACCAGTCTCCCTAGCTCTACCTTGGAGAACCACAGGCTAGCTTGCTCTTCCTGCAGTACTGCCTTTTCTTCCAGTGGTACCAGCAAtggattttctccttcttcctctttattGTCATCTACTTGAGTAAACCGCAAGCTGTAGACCCAAAGGAAAGAGGTCAGATTCAAGAGACCCAACCAACCTCATAGGCCTTTCTTTGTCCGTGCCCACACTAGTTAATTCTGTCTCAGAGGGCAGCACTTCCTCTCAAACAGAGAGCCCTTACTACTTCTGCTCCTTCAGATCCGAGTGTGTCCTGACTCCTGCCAGCTCTTCTGGATCCAGGTCACTTTCCAGAGAAGTATCATCATCGTCCTCAGCATCTGACACATAGATGTCATCCCTTGGCAGATCAGACAGAAAGGTGTCTGCAGCGTTCATGTCTCCTTGTGTTACTTCCTCTAATAACTGAAATAGATTCAAGAACTTAGGCAGCATCTTCCCAAGCCCATTAACTTAGCTCAGCAACATCAATAAGAAAGAACACTGGCAAATAATAGTCCCTACACAGCAGCCGTGACCTAGGAAGTAATCAACCTGTCTAAAATGTACAGGGCGCTGATCTACATACTGACTAGTttacaaaaaaccctcaaaagcCACTTGACATACAGAATTCACATTTGTGTAATTTGATCCCAAATAAAGGAGCACTCAACAGGCATCAAACTGCATCTGTTGATTTTGACTACTATTAGAACCCCAAAACCTCTACTCCTGGTGGACAGAGCTGCTCTGTGAGTATCACACCATTCTGGGGGTAATACTCAACCATTTTTTTAAACCTCTCCATATGGTATGGTGTATTCTTATTTAACAAGTGGGGAAAACAGACTTAAGTTACACAATAAAAGGGGAGTTGGCACTAAACCGTTCCTGCTCTATTGCCTCTCCTGTGTCATAAAGGTGACCAGGCCATTGCACCACAAAAGCTCATTTTGCTGTGAGATTGCTTTGAAAGGCTTATTCTTCAGCAGCCCAAATCACAGTGCTCATTAAACCCAGTGAGTCAATTGTGCCCCCTTGGTAACACAGGCATTACAACTTCATCTCCTGTCATGTGAACTCTTGGTCTTAACTCTAGTTTATAGAGCTTCCTGATGTCATCATATTAGAGGTGTTTCATTTGAGCATTCTGGAGTCTCGGGTACTCCTTTTCTCCTCTAGTATTTATAGGTAAACACAACAACCAAACCCCACGATCACTCAATATATTTAACTCGATGCTTCCCCCGACCTCTGAGCCCTCAAACCGATGGCCCAGCTCTCCCTTACCTGCTGGCCACGGATGGTTCGCAGGGAGAACATGCCTGTCTCCCCCTCATCTGCAATAGAAACCCCAGGCAGATCCATCTTCAGCTCGACACGCTCCCGCTGCTTCCTCTGCTCACGAagcaacttcttcttcttcctgatcAGATGTTGAGGGATTTAACCTGCTTGTCTCCAAAACTTGAGTGTCCTTTACCCTTTTCATATACTCCTCCTCAGACCCCTCACCTCTTGAGTTCTGCCACTTCTTGGGCTTTCATCTCTGCCAGAGTCCGATTAAGctgttcttcctctctctcttcttcttcctctggcGCCTGCTTTGTCTCAGCTACTGCCTCTTCTTcatcaccttcttcttcttcttctgagctGAGGCTGGCAAACCAGTCGAAAGGTGTGTTTATTTTCCCAGACACTTGATCCCACACCCAACCCTCCCTAACCCTGGCTACCTCCTCCTTACCTGATGTCCAATGCCTTTGCTTGCTCTTTCAGCTTCTTAGCCACATATCGCCGAAGCTTTGTTCTCCAATTCAGAAGAGACCTGCCCAAGAAATACTATTACTGACTAATCTACCcccatctttgtccctgtctcTTCCTTAAAAGCCCACACTCCAGATTTCAGGGTTTAGCCATAAACAACAAAATCCTGGTCCCCAGAGTCCAACATCATGTTGCCCTTACACCTGTGTACCTAAGTTCCTTTCGCCCCAGCACTTTGATGTCCTGACAGCATACTCTAATGTCTTCAGTTGTAGCTGGATGCTGTGCCAACTCTTCATCATCTATTGAGATCTGTTTgtgagggaagggaatgggatgTTGTTCTGGCCATGTTTTCAGGCCTCCCGGAGACTCTCACTCTGGGAACTCACTTCGCTGGCCTTGGAGAGGAAGTCAACAGGATTGGCAGCTCGCAAGAAGTCCGTAACTGAGGTTCGGTGATAAAGAGTAAGGTCACCTTCGGCATAGCCTTCAGCCTTaggaagagaaataaagataATTACTAGACAGTCGCTTCTTAGATAATCAAGTTCTCCCAGTTTCAGAATCCATTTCttacaacagtaacaacaaaaccaCCTTTGGCTTCTTCTTTGTCACCAACTCAGTAACAGTTTTAGCCTGAACTTCAACCTCCTTAAAGGCAAACTTGGGATCAAAGAATTTAGCATCAACCTTGTCCGGAGCCAGGAATCCTAAAAGGAGAAGATAGATTAAATAAAAGTTTGCTTTCATAATTAGGTTGTGTCAAGAGGAAGGAATAACGTCTCACCTTGACAGACTACAAAGATTTCTGCAGATTCATGGCGAGAGGCTTGGGGCTTCGTGGCCTGGACACGGTGGAACAGCTGCTGGAAGATCCACAGCAAGGGCTGATAGTCTCGGGAACGAAAGACTTTTGTGATGAAACAACCACCACGGGCCAAAAAATCACAAGCCAAACGCAGAGCCATCAGAGTTAGGTGAGCTGTAGGACGGAAACAGTCAGGGAACCTCTGCAGCCTTTCGATGTGCTACCTCCACCCTCACCTCCAAGCCCACATTCCCTGTACCTTGGGAGTAAGCGTCATGGACCCAACTAGCCCCCACATTGGGAGCCCCATCATTGAGCACAACATCAACTTTCCAGGtcttcagctccttcctcaggGCCTAATGAAAGTAAAGGGGTTCTAGCAATGGAAACACAGTAACTGCTAAGAACAGAACTCTGGTTCAGTCATCTGTCTAGTCATGCACTGAGCGCCCACCAGTGCCAACATCCTGCACCAGGTACTAGGGatgcaacagcaacaaaaaatataCATCTTCCCCAAGCTTAGAATTAGTTCCCTGGAAAGAATTTTTCTGAAGATAGATCTCTCATCCTTCCACCAATTCACAGTACTATCCctgccaggcacggtggcactCGACTGcaatcccagaggcagagggagagagactgcaAGATCAAGGCCAAACTAGGCTATGTACTCAGCTCCACATCAGTGTGGGCTACACAGTTAGAAGCTATCCTAAAGTACACAGCAAGActctatctcagggaaaaacaaaaacacttgatTGTAAATAAAGATGGAAATGTACACAAGGATTGTCAGTCTTTTTGGCCACGTGCTTGAAACCATGGTAAATTGGGAAGTGTTTCATTCACTCTTCAGAGGCAATGACAGCCAGGCACtagtggcacacccctttaatcccagcacttgggaggcagaggcaggcagatttctgagttcaaggccagcctggtctacagagtgagttccaggacagccagggctacacagagaaaccctgtctcgaaagaccacacacactaaataaataaataagtaggcaATGACACCAGCacataaagaggaaagaaaagaaggagaggtCTTATTACCTGCCTACAGCGTTCTGTTGTGATATCCTCCTGGAGAGTCACCACATTGGGGAGAGGCTTGATTGGAACGAGGTCCACTCCTAAAAGATGTTAACTCAGTATTACAGGGTGGAGGAAGATGTAGGACAAAATTAGTACCtaacccacccctccccctcaaaTACCCAAGAGTCACCCACCTACAATAAGACTGGATACAGGCATAAACTTGGCAGCCACCTGCAGCCTGTGAAAGAGACAGATTTAAATACCTTTCATCCTCCCTTGGCAAGGTGACTTCTCATCCCCTTAAGAGGCACCTGTTAAGTGTAGTGGCCAAATGTCTATGCATACATTCAAGAAGCAACCTGCTGGGCATGGCAACACAGGGCTGCATTACCAGCCACTAAGGAGGGCAAGAGATTAAgaccaaaagttcaaggccatccttggcaaTTTTTCAgcgtccctgtctcaaaataaagcaaTTGGAGATATAACTCGGTGGTGGAGGGGCTGCCTAGCATGAGTTAAGTCCTTAGCATGAGTTAAGTCCTTAGGTTCAGTACCACAAGAGGGGGAAAATGACGCTCCCTTCCAAAATTTGAGAGAGACACATACTATGGAATATTTAATCTGAATTGTGTAATCGGATTCCCATCCTCCCCGAAAAGCAACTCAAAGCCAACCAGTGCCAGGAACGTGTCATCATAGCAGCCCCTGCCAAACGTTACCATCCGCCAGGCGCAGCACACAGGTCCAACAAGGCCCGGGCTTTCTGCAGGAACTGAAAGCGGCGATTGAGCTGGATCAGTTTGAAGGCAGAGCGCGAACGATAACCTGGATCGTGGAGAGTGGGTGTATAAGGCAATACCGTCTACGGAGGCCTTTCCCAGGAGGAAAGCCTCACAATCCCATAACCCCCTCGAAGGAAAAGGAACTCGGGACTAGAAGAAGCGAAAAGACGGGGATGTTGTTCCTCAGCGCGAACCCACTCACCAGTCTCCTTGGCCAAGTGATAGAACTTGTCCCGCCGGCTCTTGCCTACTTTGCCTTTCTTGCCCATGGCGGGATGGGGGAGTATCACTCACtctggggagaaagaaaaaggtgaGATCGTCTTTCCGAGCACTGGATCTCGCTTCGGTTCCTCAGGCGGTGGAGCAATCACTTACCCAGACGTTAGATAGCCCTTAACTCCGCAGGTTTTCAACTCTTAGGAAGCAGCACATGTAGGCAGTAATCGTACTTCCGCTTCTGCGCGCGTTTCCTACATTCCTGGCGTCATGATTTCCGCCATTTTGAGTGTGGCCAAAATTTTTTTGTCAGCAGGCCTTACAAGTTAAAAGTAGAGGCTAGGAAGTAGAGTGCAATAACTCGTATCCTAAACGCTAGGAAGCATCAACCAGAAGTTCTATATCTCTTCACAAAACTAGTGACCTCCAGTAGAGCCTCTACTAATACAGCCACTGTGTTTGTATCGCCACACACCCCGCCCATTGACCCGGAACTGTTCTCGGTGGTGACCCAGGGCGCATGCTTTCGCCTCCGCGCCTGCGCGATAGAGTGACTTGGATGCCGGCGATCCCTGCCGAGAGAGGGAAGATGGCGCTTGATGGGCCAGAGCAGGTAAGGATTCTGCCGCGGCGGCTGGGCGGCATCCAAGCTGAGTGTGGAGTGCACAAAATCTGAAGTGAGGGGTGGCCACGAGCGAGAGGGTCCAGTGGATCAGGGGTGGGTGGATCACGTCAGACCGGACTCTGCCTGGGACTGGATCTGCTGTGTCAGCGCCGCCCTGAGGAAAGCAGGACAGGGGTGGGTGGAAACTGAATGAAGCTGGCAAGCCGGAATGGCCTGGGCTTCGACCTGGACTTGGTCCCTCTGTTCTGCCTTTGTCTGTAGTAGTTAAACCCTGGGGATGTGTAGCTCTAGCCACAGGGCAGTGCGCTCGGTGGGTATATGGCCCCTTGAGACTCCTAAAAGTCCTCGAAGGTAGGCGGTAATTGCATCCTTGTAGTGGATTCAGAAATGAAGGCTTAGAACCAAGAACTAAGCCTCCGAAGTTCAAACACACAGACCTCGCCCATCGAGATACCAGTTTCTGAGGAAAAGGGAATGGTATTTTCCTGACCTTGTTTCTTAAGCTATATGGTAGAGTGCCTCGAAAATACTTTGGCTTTACCCTTTAGTACtttatgccttttctttttcttttcttttcttttcttcttttttttttttaacacttacaCTTGTCTTCAGATGGAACTGGAAGAGGGGAAGGCAGGCAGTGGACTCCGTCAATATTATCTGTCCAAGATTGAAGAACTCCAGGTGAGTACAGACAGCAAAGGGAGCTAGTGGAGGACGGGAGCTGGTAGGTGcagatttctctgtgtcctttttccactgggaGTGCAGCAAAGAGTTCTTTTCCAATGTTGTTCGTTTGCAGCTCTTTGCTTGTCTGtttcttatgtgtatatgtatatatgcctgcGTAAGCTTATGTGTATCACATATATACAGATGTCTGtgcaagtcagaagagggcagtggatcccctgaaacttgaGTTACGTACAAATAGTTATGAGCTACTacaggtgctgagaactaaacccaggccctctgcaaaagcagtaagaaaccctcttgactgctgagccatctctccagctcctttgtaGTCAGGAGGTACCAAGCTGTGTAAGGTAGATTGATAATCTCTTTGATGGGAATAGTGTTTAgttaggattttttgtttgtgtgcttgcttgcttgcttttccagGTTTTTcgttttatgtgtttgggtgttttgcttgcatccAATGTCTGTGCCCTACAtttgcctgtgaaggccagaagacagtgtaGGATGCCCTAGAAGTGGAGTTATAGAAAGTTGTGagcggccatgtgggtgctgggaatcgaacccaggttctCTAGAGGAGCGGCTGGCTCATTTATCCACCTCTCCGGGCCCAAGAGTCAAATATTACACCTGTAAGGTTGCCACTCCAGAGCCGAGGCAGGAGCAGtgttttgagtttgaagccagtctggattACGTAcagccctgtctggaaaacaaaaccacCTACAGAGGAACCACTGGCCAAAGGTGGGAGTGGGAGCGAGAATGGGTTTGGGAGGGAAGCCGCAGAGAGAATGCCTGAACCTCAGGCACATTTGCAGTTCTTCCGTTTagtttactttttcttctttagaCAAATGTCTCACCATGTACCCGCAACTGACCCACAACtccccatgtagaccaggctggactcagtcTCAGAATtcgcctgcctcccaggtgctgggataaaAGCATGAGCCTCCACACCCAGTATGGTTTTTATCCCTTTTTAATGCTTCTCTATGTGATTTCATCCCTCCTGGGTCTGAAATGAAGCAGGAGAGTGGATGCTGTTGTCTGTCTTCTGTTGTCTTGCctttgtcttatttttgtttatttaatggatTTGTTAAAATAGAATCTCATtgtatagcccagactggtctgaCACTCTCCAGCTCCCAGCCTCAGCCTCATTAGGGTTGGAATTACGAGCCTGTGTCATCATGCCTACCTATTAGACTAACTGTTTTTCctaatttttgggtttttttttttttgttttgttttttcctaattttatattttgaaatccttatcaccaccaccaccctaaaTACTTAAATACAACCtgttcagtctatataatgttacctgtatgtatatgctcacttggtattggataaccaaatGGGGGTTCCTCCTTGGAGAAGTCTGTTGTCCTCTTAGCATTCCTCAGGAGCCCTtaattctttgtctagggttgaggcGCCATGAATGAACCTCTCCCCTCCGGGTTAGCAAGCAAGCCCGTTGGTGTCATCAATGCTCAGGACTTAATTTAAGCAGCCATATTGATGAGATTTCATGAGTGTGGCCTCTGACATTTCTAAGAGACAGTCTCCCAGCAGACTTTTGTCTCTCTGGCTCCTGGAATCTTGGAGCTCCGAGCCTTAGGTGTAGGGGTTGCGTTGTACGTGCGTCAGTTGGGACCCGGCACTGCTGAGTCTCGGTCTCTACATTTTGATCAGTTGTGGTTGTCTGTAATTGTCTCCGTTTGCTGCCAAGAGAAGTTTCTTGAGAAGGGATTAGAACTACATTTGTCTATAGTAAATGCACTGCAGTTAGGAATGATGCAGGTAAAGTGGTGATTGTAGGTTCTCCAAGATCCATAACTTAACTAGCCCAGGGTAGTTGGCTATGTTTCTAATACCAGGTGTGGTTTTCCTCCTGTTAAGCAGGCTGCAAGTCCAATTTGAGAACTGTTGGGCGCCACCACAGTAATCGCGGTTCATAGGCATCGTAGCTGAAGAGAACTGTTGGttgctcgcccccccccccctcctgccCCCGAGAAGCTTGTGTGGCGCCTTAGGGAAAAGGCAGCCAAATCAAGTGCTCTGGGTCCTGTGTGTGAAGTTGAACGGTGCCTTCAGCAATGGAGTCGTGCTTCACTCCTCGGGAGGAGGGGGCACCACGAGCAATAGAAATTGCCTGTGTTTTAGGTGGCTTCTCAGACGTGGTGGGTTTTTATTAACCAGTCCTGAATGGAGCATTATCAATCCAGATGGGAAAATTGCATTTAACTACAAGTATATCCACAgcttatatgcattatatattatGTAGATAGTAATGCCTTGATGACTTTCAAACGTCCTTACTATCTCACCTTGCTCTTTCCTCCtgtatttctcttcttcctgctctctAATTAAAGTTCCCCCCGTTCTCACTTTCCCTACAAATCACTTACACCCGTCTgttacacatccacacacacacacacacacacacacacacacacccaccatgGTTTGTGTGTCACTTCCCTGGTTTCTGCAGTCACTCCAGGCTATATACATACTTCAGAAGATTTGCAGCTTGGAACTGACTTCCCTTTAACTCACAGCAATTGGGCCAGAACTCAGGCTTCTCACTCCAGGACCTTCCCACCATACCATGTTACCTCTCCAGAGGCTACTCCTATGAGCAAAATAGTTTCTCTCCATTAGATTTTGTTCTTCCTGGACCAGTAGTGGTGGGCCTTTTGTGATACTTGCCTAGGGCTCATTAGGaaatcctttttttgttttaattaatttattttatttatatgagtacactgtagttgtcttcagacacaccagaagagggcatcagatcccattacagatggttgtgagccaccatgtggttgctgggaattgaa
This window encodes:
- the Ftsj3 gene encoding pre-rRNA 2'-O-ribose RNA methyltransferase FTSJ3, which codes for MGKKGKVGKSRRDKFYHLAKETGYRSRSAFKLIQLNRRFQFLQKARALLDLCAAPGGWLQVAAKFMPVSSLIVGVDLVPIKPLPNVVTLQEDITTERCRQALRKELKTWKVDVVLNDGAPNVGASWVHDAYSQAHLTLMALRLACDFLARGGCFITKVFRSRDYQPLLWIFQQLFHRVQATKPQASRHESAEIFVVCQGFLAPDKVDAKFFDPKFAFKEVEVQAKTVTELVTKKKPKAEGYAEGDLTLYHRTSVTDFLRAANPVDFLSKASEISIDDEELAQHPATTEDIRVCCQDIKVLGRKELRSLLNWRTKLRRYVAKKLKEQAKALDISLSSEEEEEGDEEEAVAETKQAPEEEEEREEEQLNRTLAEMKAQEVAELKRKKKKLLREQRKQRERVELKMDLPGVSIADEGETGMFSLRTIRGQQLLEEVTQGDMNAADTFLSDLPRDDIYVSDAEDDDDTSLESDLDPEELAGVRTHSDLKEQKYLRFTQVDDNKEEEGENPLLVPLEEKAVLQEEQASLWFSKDGFSGIEDDADEALEISQAQLLYKSRQKEQQPTDPPPPPTNLKTEKKSPQGQNEVPKETEAILGTEAVTDPGGEERGNSSDSDSSSSEDEDSWKVSRGVKRGRGSKADEDGFEVVPIQDPVKYRILDPEGLALGAVIASSKKAKRDLIDNSFNRYAFNEEEGELPEWFAQEEKQHRIRQLPVDKKEVEHYRKRWREINARPIKKVAEAKARKKRRVLKKLEQTKKKAEAVVNTVDISEREKVAQLRSLYKKAGLGKEKRQVTYVVAKKGVGRKVRRPAGVKGHFKVVDSRMKKDQRAQQRKEQKKKHKRK